A region from the Elusimicrobiaceae bacterium genome encodes:
- a CDS encoding glycine--tRNA ligase subunit alpha, with protein sequence MNFQDIISSLNDYWKKQGCILVQPYDMEKGAGTFNPATVLGSLTKTPVNRAYVEPCRRPADGRYGENPNRLGKYYQYQVIMKPAPANIQEIYLNSLKAIGLNPKEHDMRFIEDDWQSPTLGASGVGWEIWLDGMEITQFTYFQNMAGYSLNPITVEITYGLERIAMYCQKVDNVFDLRWNDTVTYRDVHHENERQFSHYYFEETNVEHLRRYIQEAEEECHALCKKGLYLPAYECAMRVSHYFNMLEARGAISVSDRTNIITKIRNLAKACAKVYVESVEPKEEKEEVAK encoded by the coding sequence ATGAACTTTCAAGATATTATTTCTTCCTTAAACGATTATTGGAAGAAACAAGGCTGTATCCTTGTACAACCCTATGATATGGAAAAAGGTGCCGGCACATTTAACCCCGCCACCGTTTTGGGTTCTTTAACCAAGACCCCCGTTAACCGCGCTTATGTAGAGCCCTGCCGCCGCCCTGCCGACGGTCGCTACGGAGAAAACCCTAACCGCTTGGGCAAATATTATCAGTACCAAGTTATTATGAAGCCGGCTCCGGCCAATATTCAAGAAATCTATTTAAACTCTTTAAAAGCTATCGGCTTAAACCCTAAAGAACATGATATGCGCTTTATTGAGGACGATTGGCAATCCCCCACCTTAGGGGCGTCCGGCGTAGGTTGGGAAATTTGGTTAGACGGCATGGAAATTACGCAGTTTACTTATTTCCAAAACATGGCCGGTTACTCGTTAAATCCCATTACGGTAGAAATTACCTATGGGTTGGAACGTATTGCTATGTATTGTCAAAAAGTGGACAATGTCTTTGACTTACGTTGGAACGATACCGTCACTTATCGTGATGTACATCACGAAAATGAACGTCAATTCTCCCACTATTATTTTGAAGAAACCAATGTAGAACACTTGCGCCGCTACATTCAAGAAGCTGAAGAAGAATGCCATGCTTTATGCAAAAAAGGCCTCTACCTGCCTGCTTATGAATGTGCCATGCGCGTATCTCATTATTTCAATATGTTGGAAGCACGCGGAGCCATTTCTGTTTCGGACCGCACGAATATCATCACTAAAATCCGCAATTTAGCCAAAGCCTGCGCAAAAGTATATGTAGAAAGCGTAGAGCCTAAAGAAGAAAAAGAGGAGGTTGCTAAATGA
- a CDS encoding HAD family phosphatase has protein sequence MMIKSIIFDMDGTLFSTEPIYFKCYQSAAKPMGLDFTFDLFESCIGMSAADAAPIMKSYFGREVDVQALHDACCRHFEDYMQKYPIPFRPCAKETVKYFYDRGFKLGVGTSNIRRWAETLLEKNEIRSFFHTVVTADDVANPKPDPEVFLRCAQNLQTDIAQCIVFEDSVAGATAAISAGARAIIIPDLKQPTSFVKENAFKVYRSMCDIYPDMDDLLA, from the coding sequence ATGATGATTAAGAGCATTATTTTTGATATGGATGGCACACTGTTTAGTACGGAGCCGATTTATTTTAAATGTTATCAATCGGCCGCTAAACCGATGGGGTTGGATTTTACTTTTGATTTGTTTGAAAGCTGTATTGGTATGAGCGCAGCCGATGCTGCCCCGATTATGAAAAGCTACTTCGGAAGGGAAGTGGACGTGCAGGCTTTGCACGATGCATGCTGCCGACATTTTGAAGACTATATGCAGAAATATCCCATTCCGTTTCGTCCTTGTGCAAAAGAAACGGTAAAATACTTTTATGATAGAGGATTTAAATTGGGAGTGGGTACCTCTAATATTCGCCGCTGGGCGGAAACCTTGCTGGAGAAAAATGAAATCAGGTCGTTTTTTCACACTGTGGTGACGGCAGACGATGTGGCCAATCCCAAGCCTGATCCGGAAGTGTTTTTGCGTTGTGCGCAAAATTTACAGACGGATATTGCTCAATGCATCGTTTTTGAAGATTCCGTAGCAGGAGCTACGGCGGCTATATCGGCCGGCGCACGTGCAATTATAATTCCTGATTTAAAACAACCTACTAGTTTTGTAAAAGAGAACGCCTTTAAAGTCTATCGGTCTATGTGTGATATTTATCCGGATATGGATGATTTGCTGGCCTAG
- the glyS gene encoding glycine--tRNA ligase subunit beta gives MFADLNIKGEKTIKLLPEIFTRIITGIEFAKNMVWEESGLKWARPIRSLIGLYGNKIVPFEVAGVKSNRFTYPITSFGRKPIRVEKADKSYYVDLLKSQPQPILALPEERREALIRSVMAEAKARGYHADLDAALIEETVYFTEHPVAVCGDFELKFLTLPKAFIGTVFKTQLKMFPVVNDQNEIQPYFIAVRDGVSVNQQEVCDGFKKVMSARMSDAVFFYENDKKESLDLFKNKLADRTFLEGLGNLLEKSDRTRELAMWLCDRLNQNAIKDSVTYAAGYAYADLASSVVYEFPELQGYMGGRYAELEGHNEEAQAMEEFYFPLSSNSEIPSTLTGAIVSLAGKVDTLAGNFIIGQIPTGSEDPFALRRQAFGAVRILLEKGLNVSLKEVIQKSLSLYAGKDLQEAEKQLKDFFFQRLALLMQQRGHQASTLQAVNHWYETPLEQVETLIKVLENSRSGADFAAAAEASKRVCNILKKASVSDNRVEENLLQQEAEKELFKTVQNAESVLNELASQGQTQNVCEQTLSVCAGFAAPLSKFFTDVMVNVDDTAVRNNRLALLSHVRSILTQGIADISKL, from the coding sequence ATTTTTGCCGATTTAAATATTAAAGGTGAAAAAACGATTAAACTCTTGCCGGAAATTTTTACTCGTATTATTACCGGTATTGAATTTGCCAAAAATATGGTTTGGGAAGAAAGCGGGCTTAAATGGGCGCGCCCGATTCGCAGTTTAATCGGTTTATACGGAAATAAAATCGTTCCTTTTGAGGTAGCCGGTGTAAAATCCAACCGTTTTACTTATCCGATTACTTCTTTTGGTCGCAAGCCGATTCGTGTGGAAAAAGCCGATAAATCTTACTATGTAGATCTTTTAAAATCCCAACCGCAGCCTATTTTGGCCCTTCCGGAAGAACGCAGAGAAGCCTTAATCCGCAGCGTTATGGCAGAAGCCAAAGCACGCGGTTATCATGCGGATTTAGATGCTGCCCTAATTGAAGAAACCGTTTATTTCACCGAACATCCGGTAGCAGTTTGCGGAGATTTTGAACTTAAGTTTTTAACTTTGCCGAAAGCCTTTATCGGCACCGTTTTCAAAACCCAACTCAAAATGTTCCCCGTAGTCAATGATCAAAATGAAATTCAGCCGTACTTTATCGCCGTACGGGATGGTGTTTCCGTCAATCAGCAAGAAGTATGCGACGGATTTAAAAAAGTAATGTCTGCACGTATGTCTGATGCTGTTTTCTTCTATGAAAACGATAAAAAAGAAAGTTTGGACTTATTTAAAAACAAATTGGCAGACCGCACTTTTTTGGAAGGCTTGGGCAATTTGTTGGAAAAATCTGACCGCACGCGCGAATTGGCCATGTGGCTCTGTGACCGCTTAAATCAAAATGCTATTAAAGACAGCGTCACCTATGCGGCTGGTTATGCTTATGCAGATTTGGCCAGTTCTGTAGTCTATGAGTTTCCTGAATTACAAGGCTACATGGGTGGCCGCTATGCAGAATTGGAAGGCCATAATGAAGAAGCCCAAGCAATGGAAGAATTTTACTTCCCTCTTTCTTCTAATTCAGAAATTCCCTCTACCTTAACCGGTGCTATCGTTTCTTTAGCCGGAAAAGTAGATACTTTGGCTGGAAACTTTATTATCGGGCAAATCCCCACCGGAAGTGAAGACCCCTTTGCTTTACGTCGTCAGGCCTTTGGTGCAGTGCGCATTTTACTTGAAAAAGGATTAAACGTTTCTTTAAAAGAAGTAATCCAAAAATCTTTATCTCTTTATGCCGGTAAAGATCTACAAGAAGCAGAGAAACAACTAAAAGATTTCTTCTTCCAACGTTTAGCCTTGCTCATGCAACAACGTGGCCATCAAGCCTCCACCTTACAAGCGGTCAACCATTGGTATGAAACACCCCTTGAACAAGTGGAAACCTTGATTAAAGTGTTGGAAAATAGCCGAAGCGGTGCAGACTTTGCTGCCGCAGCAGAAGCCTCCAAACGCGTATGTAATATCCTGAAAAAGGCGTCTGTTTCCGACAATCGCGTAGAGGAAAACCTCTTACAGCAAGAAGCTGAAAAAGAACTTTTCAAAACTGTACAAAATGCAGAATCCGTATTAAATGAATTGGCATCTCAAGGACAAACACAAAACGTTTGCGAACAAACTTTGTCTGTTTGTGCTGGCTTTGCCGCTCCGTTATCTAAGTTCTTTACAGATGTAATGGTCAATGTAGACGATACCGCCGTACGCAACAATCGGTTAGCATTGCTAAGCCATGTGCGCAGTATTTTAACGCAAGGCATAGCAGATATCAGCAAATTATAA
- a CDS encoding glycine--tRNA ligase subunit beta, whose translation MNAFLEIGCEHLPSRFVKPAMSQMESLAKSLLEEKRISYHQVSAFGTYRRLCLIIEGIAEKSADEKKEVKGPPAKLLKDAQGNFTPQSAGFAQRNGIAPEKLVIKETEKDLLFLPI comes from the coding sequence ATGAACGCATTTTTAGAAATTGGTTGTGAACATCTGCCTTCTCGCTTTGTTAAACCGGCTATGAGCCAAATGGAAAGTTTGGCTAAATCCCTTTTAGAAGAAAAACGCATTTCTTACCATCAAGTATCTGCGTTTGGCACTTATCGCCGTCTGTGCCTGATTATAGAAGGCATTGCCGAGAAATCTGCCGATGAGAAAAAAGAAGTCAAAGGACCTCCGGCTAAACTTTTAAAAGATGCTCAAGGAAACTTCACTCCTCAAAGTGCCGGCTTTGCCCAAAGAAACGGTATTGCTCCTGAAAAATTGGTTATTAAAGAAACCGAAAAGGACCTTTTATTTTTGCCGATTTAA